A region of the Telopea speciosissima isolate NSW1024214 ecotype Mountain lineage unplaced genomic scaffold, Tspe_v1 Tspe_v1.0042, whole genome shotgun sequence genome:
ggacatttctatacttttttgggtttgggattttctaaaaagtgtccttatctcttattagacttatggatgcgatgttgagggtcgtgaccttcatattgatacctatttcaacatatcttcattttcggttcgatcCAGACTTGGTGGTTCGTTAGgtgtaatttgggggcatttctgtacttttttggttttggattttctaaaatgtctccttatctcttattagacgtgtggatgcgatgttgagggttttgaccttcgaatcgattcctatttcgacatatgttaattttttatttgaacttgaccaggtgggtcatttggggttatttgggggcatttctgtacttttttgggtttgggattttctaaaaagtgtccttatctcttattagacgtgtggatgcgatgttgagggttgtgaccttcaaattgatacctattttgacatatcttcattttcggtgCTAACCAGGCTGGGTGGtctgtttgggattatttgggggcatttctgtacttttttgggtttcggattttctaaaaagtgtccttatctcttattagacgtgtggatgtgatgttgagggttgtgacctttgactcgatacctatttcgacatatgttcattttttatttaaacctgaccaggtgggtcgtttggggttatttgggggcatttctgcactttttcgggtttgggattttgtaaagagtgcccttatctcttattagacgtgttgatgcgatgtttagggtcgtgacgttcgaatagatgcctattttagcatatgttcattttcggtccgaactagaccgggtgggttgattggggttatttgggggcatttctatacttttttgggcttgggatttttaaaaaattgtcctatcgcttattagacgtgtgggttcagtgttgagggtcatgaccttcgaatcgataactatttcgacatatgttcattttcggtttaaactagatcgggtgggtcgtttgggattatttgggggcatttctgtacttttttgggtttggaatttctaaaaagtgtccttatctcttattagatgtgtggataagatgttgagggtcgtgaccttcgaatcgatacctatttcggaatatgttcatttttcggtccaaactagaccgggtgggtcatttggggttatttgggggcatttttgtacttttttgtatttgggattttataaaaagtgtccttatcttttataagacgtgtggatgcgatgttgagggttgggaccttcgaatcgatacttattttgacttatgttcattttcgatttaaacttgaccaggtgggtcgtttggtgttatttgggggcatttctgtacctttttggggttggcattttctaaaaagtgacattatctcttattagacgtgtggatgcgatgtttcgTGACCTTCAAGTtaataccaatttcgacatatcttcattttcagtccgaaccagaccgagtggttcgtttgggttatttgggggcatttctgtacttttttgggtttatgatttcctaaaaagtgtccttatctcttattagatgtgtagatgcgatattgagggttgagaccttcgaatcaatactattggataacctagagggggggtgaataggttatcactagtgaatttatgtCTTTTTTAAATTCTCTTGAAATTAAACAAGATAGATAGAAATGAAATGCGAAAATTGAAAGACACACAAGATTTACAGTGGTTCGactaaacttagcctacgtacactcctctcaaccttgagagattTCACTAGTTCCTTCCTTTCAATACAGttggtgggaagaacacctttacaatcttttttcacgggataagaggatcccaatcttttaaggataagagaatccgaaatcttttaaggataagaggatcctggcaatgcctaagtacagtctaggccaattaggggtgtcaatgggtctggttgggccgggcctacctaaaccctgaccctgaccctagaggccttaacctaacccctgaccctaacccaaccctggcagggccaagaaaccctcaaccctgacccgaccctgccaaggttttccctaacccggcctggcccgacccgaccctgatagggtcgggcagggtcgggttggccctgattgaccctgacctTGACTTTTTTTAAAACCACACCAAACCACAACACCATATCCAAAGGAGGGAAGAGGTACAGCCGAGCACAGGCcgaaggggaggagagagagagggagagatggcgGAGGCAAAACCAGCAAGCAGTACAATGGCGAGCCTAATTTGCCTTTCATCATCATTCCGGCTCCACTCACCCAGCCTCAATTGTATCCGCCTACGTTGTATCTTCGACATATTCGACAAGAACAGAGACGGCATGATCTCAGTGGAAGAGCTAAGTCTAGCCCTAGAACTGCTTGGCTTGGAAGCCGAACCCACCGAGATTGATTCCATGGTGCGCTCCTATATAAGGCTTGGCAACATTGGCCTCGGCGTCAAAGACTTCGAAGCCTTGCACCAGTCGCTCGACGATACCTTCTTTGGGAACAACGACAAGGAGTCGGGACCACAATATTCTTGAACACGCTGACGACGACAAGACATATGGTGGTGACGGTGGCTCCAGTAGCCCTGTTTCGTCGTTGTCGTCGTCGCAGGAAGAGTCAGATTTGACAGAGGCCTTCAAGGTGTTTGACGAGGATGGTGATGGCTTCGTCTCGGTCATGGAGTTGCAGGTGGTCCTGAGGAAGCTAGGGCTGCCCGAAGGGGGAGACATCGGTCGAGTTGAACGGATGATCTTCTCCGTTGACCATAATCAGGACGGCCGCGTTGATTTCTATGAATTCAAGGACATTATGCACAGTGTCATGGTTTGATCTTGATCAAATCTGCAGATGTTCAACTCCTTCAGACTTCAAAAGCTGCAAATGTTCAACTCCTTCAGGCTCAACTATTCTTCCCTACTATTTTTCGATGTGGGCATAATTTGCAGAAATCGCATAATGGGAAGATGGAAGgccgaagggaaagagaagggggaaagagaagagaaagagaagggaaagagaagggggaaagagaagagaaagagaagggaaagagaatgggTTTACCCTGTTTCGTTTGGAGAAGATTTGCCGAAACGGCGTGAAGGAAAAGAGATGGGGGTGAGTGAAATGTGAGtcgtttttagggttttgagtgttttttttttatttttttagtgttaggataaagaaaaagtataatataaatatctatataagtatatattgtatatataaaaaaatatatatatgcttaTAAACAATATAGGGTAGGGTCGGGCCGAGCCGGGCTCAACCTGAGGCCTAAACTCGATCTCGACCCGACCCTGCAAAGGTCAAGCAATTTTTAAACCCTAACTCGCCCTTCGGGCTGAAAAATTAGGGTCTGGTCCGGTCCGGGCTcaaggcgggttcgggccgagcgggcttttttgacacccctaaggc
Encoded here:
- the LOC122647397 gene encoding calcium-binding protein CML42-like; the encoded protein is MAEAKPASSTMASLICLSSSFRLHSPSLNCIRLRCIFDIFDKNRDGMISVEELSLALELLGLEAEPTEIDSMVRSYIRLGNIGLGVKDFEALHQSLDDTFFGNNDKESGPQYGGDGGSSSPVSSLSSSQEESDLTEAFKVFDEDGDGFVSVMELQVVLRKLGLPEGGDIGRVERMIFSVDHNQDGRVDFYEFKDIMHSVMV